A genomic segment from Lates calcarifer isolate ASB-BC8 unplaced genomic scaffold, TLL_Latcal_v3 _unitig_356_quiver_1113, whole genome shotgun sequence encodes:
- the LOC108894480 gene encoding protocadherin beta-15-like: MGYSRSALHCGLAFIFLAIHPVYGDVSYSIPEEMKRGSVIGNIAKDLGLDLGRLSARKARIDTEDNSVKYCGVNLNTGDLVVQERIDREGLCAKKASCVLKQELVLENPLELHRISIRVQDINDNSPQFKEDSLKFEIHEMADKGSRFLLDEAHDGDIGENAVQGYSLQQNDHFKLNVKSKGTGRKYGELVLDKELDREENKEIMLLLTAFDGGSPQRSGTVVIHVTVLDANDNVPEFSQAVYKASLPENSPLDTLVITVSATDADDGVNGEVTYGFDDVSDENQVFSLNPKTGDVKVAGAIDYEKESSYEMQISAKDGLGLASYATLIIEITDINDNAPVIYLKSLSNPIPENVSPGTEVGIINVQDRDSENNRQVRCSIQQNVPFKLVPSIKNYYSLVTTGQLDRELVSDYNITITATDEGSPPLSSSKTVQLSVADINDNPPVFEEQSYSAYVTENNKPGSTLCSVSARDPDWRQNGTVIYSLLPGEVNGAPVSSYLSVNGDTGAIHSVRSFDYEQFRSFKVHVMARDNGSPPLSSNVTVSVFISDVNDNSPQILYPGPEGKSFMTELVPKAAHGGSMVSKVIAVDADSGQNAWLSYHIVKSTDPGLFTIGLHSGEIRTQRDISESDSMKQNLIVSVKDNGQPSLSATCSMYLLISDNLAEVPELKDISYDEKNSKLTSYLIIALVSVSTFFLTFIIIILGVRFCRRRKPRLLFDGAVAIPSAYLPPNYADVDGTGTLRSTYNYDAYLTTGSRTSDFKFVTSYNDNTLPADQTLRKSPSDFAEAFGDCDASPEVR, encoded by the coding sequence ATGGGATACAGCAGATCTGCGCTGCACTGCGGCCTGGCTTTCATTTTCCTTGCCATCCACCCCGTCTATGGAGATGTGAGCTACTCTATTCCGGAAGAGATGAAACGTGGATCTGTAATCGGAAATATTGCAAAGGATCTTGGACTTGATTTGGGCAGACTATCCGCTCGTAAAGCTCGTATCGATACCGAGGATAACAGTGTTAAGTACTGCGGTGTGAATCTCAACACCGGAGACTTGGTTGTACAAGAAAGGATTGACAGAGAAGGGCTTTGTGCGAAAAAAGCATCGTGTGTTCTAAAACAGGAACTCGTTCTGGAAAATCCATTAGAGCTGCACCGTATTAGTATCCGTGTTCAGGATATTAATGACAATTCACCACAGTTTAAAGAAGATTCACTTAAATTTGAAATTCATGAAATGGCAGATAAAGGCTCGCGTTTTCTCCTGGATGAGGCGCACGATGGAGACATCGGAGAAAATGCTGTTCAGGGCTACTCACTTCAGCAGAATGATCACTTCAAACTTAATGTTAAGTCAAAAGGTACTGGCAGAAAATATGGTGAATTGGTTTTAGACAAAGAattggacagagaggaaaataaagagattATGTTATTACTTACCGCATTTGATGGTGGCTCTCCTCAGAGGTCAGGTACTGTAGTCATACACGTCACTGTACTGGATGCTAATGATAATGTACCAGAGTTTAGCCAGGCCGTTTATAAAGCCAGTCTGCCTGAAAACTCTCCTCTGGATACATTGGTGATCACAGTGAGTGCAACTGATGCAGACGATGGAGTGAACGGTGAAGTTACTTATGGATTTGACGATGTTTCAGATGAAAACCAAGTTTTCTCTCTAAACCCTAAAACCGGAGACGTTAAAGTGGCTGGGGCTATTGATTATGAAAAAGAATCTTCATATGAAATGCAGATCAGCGCTAAAGATGGCCTGGGATTGGCGTCATATGCAACTTTAATAATTGAAATTACTGACATAAATGATAACGCTCCTGTTATTTACCTGAAATCACTGTCTAACCCCATACCTGAGAACGTGTCACCTGGTACAGAGGTGGGCATCATTAACGTGCAGGACAGAGACTCTGAGAATAACAGACAGGTCCGCTGCTCCATTCAGCAAAATGTCCCTTTTAAATTAGTTCCCTcaattaaaaactattattcTCTGGTGACCACAGGACAACTGGACCGTGAACTAGTGTctgattacaacattacaatcacTGCCACTGACGAgggctctccacctctgtcctcctctaaaactgttcagttatctgtagctgacatcaacgacaacccacctgtgtttgaggaacagtCCTACAGCgcatatgtgacagaaaataacaaacctggCTCCACTTTATGTTCCGTTAGTGCTCGAGACCCCGACTGGAGACAAAACggtacagtgatttattctctgttacCTGGTGAGGTGAACGGTGCCCCGGTGTCCTCCTATCTGTCTGTTAACGGAGACACGGGGGCGATCCACTCTGTGAGGTCGTTTGATTATGAACAGTTCAGGAGCTTTAAAGTCCACGTGATGGCCAGAGACAacggttctcctcctctgagcagcaacGTGACCGTCAGTGTCTTCATATCGGATGTGAACGACAACTCTCCTCAGATACTGTACCCCGGCCCGGAGGGCAAATCCTTCATGACCGAGCTGGTCCCCAAAGCTGCACACGGAGGCTCTATGGTGTCCAAAGTGATAGCGGTGGACGCGGACTCCGGACAGAACGCCTGGCTGTCCTATCATATAGTCAAATCGACTGATCCGGGACTTTTCACTATTGGTCTCCACAGCGGAGAGATCAGGACACAGCGGgacatttctgaatctgacagcatgaaacagaaccttattgtgtcagtgaaagataacggacagccctctctctctgccacctgttccatgtatttacttatttctgataACTTGGCTGAGGTGCCAGAACTGAAGGATATTTCTTACGATGAGAAGAATTCCAAACTGACCTCTTATCTGATCATCGCGCTGGTTTCTGTGTCTACATTTTTTCTGaccttcattatcatcattctgGGTGTGAGGTTTTGTCGCAGGAGAAAGCCCAGACTGTTGTTTGACGGAGCAGTCGCCATCCCCAGCGCTTATCTCCCTCCTAATTACGCAGATGTTGACGGCACAGGAACTTTACGCAGCACTTACAATTATGACGCCTACCTGACAACAGGTTCTAGAACCAGTGACTTTAAGTTTGTGACAtcatacaatgacaacacactgccTGCTGACCAGACTCTGAGGAAAAGTCCATCAGACTTTGCTGAGGCCTTTGGAGATTGTGATGCTTCTCCTGAG
- the LOC108894476 gene encoding protocadherin beta-16-like, which translates to MGYSRFALHCGLAFIFLAIHPVYGDVSYSIPEEMKRGSVIGNIAKDLGLDLGRLSARKARIDTEDNSVKYCGVNLNTGDLIVQERIDREGLCAKKASCVLKQELVLENPLELHRISIRVQDINDNSPQFKEDSLKFEIREMAAKGARFLLDEAHDGDIGENAVQGYSLQQNDHFKLNVKSKGTGRKYGELVLDKELDREENKEIMLLLTAFDGGSPQRSGTVVIHVTVLDANDNAPEFSQAIYKASLPENSLLDTLVITVSAADADDGVNGEVTYGFDDVSDENQVFSLNPKTGDVKVAGAIDYEKESSYEMQISAKDGLGLASYATLIIEITDINDNAPVIYLKSLTNAIPENVSPGTEVGIINVQDRDSENNRQVRCSIQQNVPFKLVPSIKNYYSLVTTGQLDRELVSDYNITITATDEGSPPLSSSKTVQLSVADINDNPPVFEEQSYSAYVTENNKPGSTLCSVSARDPDWRQNGTVIYSLLPGEVNGAPVSSYLSVNGDTGVIHAVRSFDYEQFRSFKVHVMARDNGSPPLSSNVTVSVFISDVNDNSPQILYPGQEGNSFMTELVPKAAHGGSLVSKVIAVDADSGQNAWLSYHIVKSTDPGLFTIGLHSGEIRTQRDISESDSMKQNLIVSVKDNGQPSLSATCSMHLLISDNLAEVPELKDISYDEKNSKLTSYLIIALVSVSTFFLTFIIIILGVRFCRRRKPRLLFDGAVAIPSAYLPPNYADVDGTGTLRSTYNYDAYLTTGSRTSDFKFVTSYNDNTLPADQTLRKSPSDFAEAFGDCDGSPEVGTGVTYSLTYFYLHLNGSANTLREMCLCPFLVYACGDHGFNSNTRLR; encoded by the coding sequence ATGGGATACAGCAGATTTGCGCTGCACTGCGGCCTGgctttcatttttcttgccATCCACCCCGTCTATGGAGACGTGAGCTACTCTATTCCGGAAGAGATGAAACGTGGATCTGTAATCGGAAATATTGCAAAGGATCTTGGACTTGATTTGGGCAGACTGTCCGCCCGCAAAGCCCGTATCGATACCGAGGATAACAGTGTTAAGTACTGCGGTGTGAATCTCAACACCGGAGACTTGATTGTACAAGAAAGGATTGACAGAGAAGGGCTTTGTGCGAAAAAAGCATCGTGCGTTCTAAAACAGGAACTCGTTCTGGAAAATCCATTAGAGCTGCACCGTATTAGTATCCGTGTTCAGGATATTAATGATAATTCACCACAGTTTAAGGAGGATTCACTGAAATTTGAAATTCGTGAAATGGCAGCAAAGGGTGCGCGTTTTCTCCTGGATGAGGCGCACGATGGAGACATCGGAGAAAATGCTGTCCAGGGCTACTCACTTCAGCAGAATGATCACTTCAAACTTAATGTTAAGTCAAAAGGTACGGGCAGAAAATATGGTGAATTGGTTTTAGACAAAGAAttagacagagaggaaaataaagagattATGTTATTACTTACCGCATTTGACGGTGGCTCTCCTCAGAGGTCAGGTACTGTAGTCATACACGTCACTGTGCTGGATGCTAATGATAATGCACCAGAGTTTAGCCAGGCCATTTACAAAGCCAGTCTGCCTGAAAACTCTCTTCTGGATACATTGGTGATCACAGTGAGTGCAGCTGATGCAGACGATGGAGTGAACGGTGAAGTTACTTATGGATTTGACGATGTTTCAGATGAAAACCAAGTTTTCTCTCTAAACCCTAAAACCGGAGACGTTAAAGTGGCTGGGGCTATTGATTATGAAAAAGAATCTTCATATGAAATGCAGATCAGCGCTAAAGATGGCCTGGGATTGGCGTCATATGCAACTTTAATAATTGAAATTACTGACATAAATGATAACGCTCCTGTTATTTACCTGAAATCACTGACTAACGCTATACCTGAGAACGTGTCACCTGGTACAGAGGTGGGCATTATTAACGTGCAGGACAGAGACTCTGAGAATAACAGACAGGTCCGCTGCTCCATTCAGCAAAATGTCCCTTTTAAGTTAGTTCCCTcaattaaaaactattattcTCTGGTGACCACAGGACAACTGGACCGCGAACTAGTGTctgattacaacattacaatcacAGCCACTGACGAgggctctccacctctgtcctcctccaaaactgttcagttatctgtagctgacatcaacgacaacccacctgtgtttgaggaacagtCCTACAGCgcatatgtgacagaaaataacaaacctggCTCCACTCTATGTTCCGTTAGTGCTCGAGATCCTGACTGGAGACAAAACggtacagtgatttattctctgttacCTGGTGAAGTGAACGGTGCTCCGGTGTCCTCCTATCTGTCTGTTAACGGAGACACGGGGGTGATCCACGCTGTGAGGTCGTTTGATTATGAACAGTTCAGGAGCTTTAAAGTCCACGTGATGGCCAGAGACAacggttctcctcctctgagcagcaacGTGACCGTCAGTGTCTTTATATCGGATGTGAACGACAATTCTCCTCAGATACTGTACCCCGGCCAGGAGGGCAACTCGTTCATGACCGAGCTGGTCCCCAAAGCTGCACACGGAGGCTCTCTGGTATCCAAAGTGATAGCGGTGGACGCGGACTCCGGACAGAACGCCTGGCTGTCCTATCATATAGTCAAATCGACTGATCCGGGACTTTTCACTATTGGTCTCCACAGCGGAGAGATCAGGACACAGCGGgacatttctgaatctgacagcatgaaacagaaccttattgtgtcagtgaaagataacggacagccctctctctctgccacctgttccatgcatttacttatttctgataACTTGGCTGAGGTGCCAGAGCTGAAGGATATTTCTTATGATGAGAAGAATTCAAAACTGACCTCTTATCTGATCATCGCGCTGGTTTCTGTGTCTAcattttttctgactttcattatcatcattctgGGTGTGAGGTTTTGTCGCAGGAGAAAGCCCAGACTGTTGTTTGACGGAGCAGTCGCCATCCCCAGCGCTTATCTCCCTCCTAATTACGCAGATGTTGACGGCACAGGAACTTTACGCAGCACTTACAATTATGACGCCTACCTGACAACAGGTTCTAGAACCAGTGACTTTAAGTTTGTGACAtcatacaatgacaacacactgcctgcagacCAGACTCTGAGGAAAAGTCCATCAGACTTTGCTGAGGCCTTTGGAGATTGTGATGGTTCTCCTGAGGTAGGGACAGGTGTCACGTATAGTTTGACCTATTTTTATCTGCATTTGAATGGTTCAGCCAATACCCTTAGAGAAATGTGTCTTTGCCCTTTTCTTGTTTATGCTTGTGGAGACCACGGTTTTAATAGTAACACACGTTTGCGATGA
- the LOC108894478 gene encoding protocadherin beta-15-like yields MIHKRSILQSCGFVVFFVAVHYAHGDLSYSVQEELKHGSVIGNIAKDLGLEVGRLSARKARVDMEGDDKQYCGINLRSGDLLVAERIDREEHCGEKPSCVLKFDLLLENPLELHRLSLQVQDVNDNAPVFPKDIVKLEIRESADKGTRYRINAAHDADIGKNSVESYILQQNPHFVFSIQTTSAGSKYGELVLDKALDREEQQEMKLLLTAVDGGSPQRSGTVVIHVIVLDANDNAPVFTEAVYTTALPENSPLKTKVITVSASDVDEGINGEVTYEFSRLSDKSRKLFSLDEKTGEISVTGDIDYEEGSKYEVFVEAKDGYGLSSEAKVIIDVTDVNDNAPVIYLKSLTNPIPENVSPGTEVGIINVQDRDSENNRQVRCSIQQNVPFKLVPSIKNYYSLVTTGQLDRELVSDYNITITATDEGSPPLSSSKTVQLSVADINDNPPVFEEQSYSAYVTENNKPGSTLCSISARDPDWRQNGTVIYSLLPGEVNGAPVSSCLSVNGDTGVIHAVRSFDYEQFRSFKVHVMARDNGSPPLSSNVTVSVFISDVNDNSPQILYPGQEGNSFMTELVPKAAHGGSLVSKVIAVDADSGQNAWLSYHIVKSTDPGLFTIGLHSGEIRTQRDISESDSMKQNLIVSVKDNGQPSLSATCSMYLLISDNLAEVPELKDISYDEKNSKLTSYLIIALVSVSTFFLTFIIIILGVRFCRRRKPRLLFDGAVAIPSAYLPPNYADVDGTGTLRSTYNYDAYLTTGSRTSDFKFVTSYNDNTLPADQTLRKSPSDFADAFGTCDGSPEVGTHYNLFNSCSVF; encoded by the coding sequence ATGATTCATAAACGGAGCATTCTTCAAAGCTGTGGCTTTGTCGTTTTCTTTGTTGCGGTGCACTACGCACACGGAGACCTGAGCTATTCTGTTCAGGAGGAGCTGAAGCACGGATCTGTTATTGGAAATATCGCCAAAGATCTCGGTTTGGAAGTGGGCAGACTGTCTGCTCGCAAAGCTCGTGTTGACATGGAAGGAGACGACAAACAGTACTGCGGAATTAACCTTCGGAGCGGGGATTTATTAGTTGCGGAAAGAATAGACAGAGAGGAGCATTGTGGAGAAAAGCCTTCGTGTGTTCTCAAATTCGACCTGCTATTAGAGAATCCATTGGAGTTACATCGGTTGTCTCTGCAGGTGCAGGACGTGAACGACAATGCGCCGGTCTTCCCAAAGGATATAGTGAAGCTTGAGATTAGAGAGTCAGCTGACAAAGGAACCAGATATCGCATTAATGCAGCCCATGATGCAGACATAGGCAAGAATTCTGTTGAAAGCTACATTTTGCAGCAAAACCCCCACTTTGTATTCAGCATTCAGACGACAAGTGCTGGCAGTAAATACGGCGAGTTGGTTTTAGATAAAGCGTTAGACcgagaggagcagcaggaaatgaaattattgcTCACCGCTGTGGATGGTGGCTCCCCTCAGAGATCCGGGACTGTAGTCATACACGTCATTGTACTTGATGCTAATGATAACGCCCCAGTGTTTACTGAGGCTGTGTATACAACCGCATTACCGGAAAACTCACCTTTGAAAACCAAAGTTATCACTGTAAGTGCATCAGACGTAGACGAGGGTATCAATGGAGAAGTTACATATGAATTTAGCCGACTATCTGACAAATCACGAAAGCTTTTTTCACTAGatgagaaaacaggagaaatcAGTGTGACAGGTGACATAGATTACGAAGAGGGGTCCAAATATGAAGTGTTTGTTGAGGCCAAAGATGGTTATGGGCTCTCCTCAGAAGCAAAAGTGATTATTGATGTCACTGATGTTAATGACAATGCTCCAGTGATATATCTGAAGTCACTGACTAACCCCATACCAGAGAACGTGTCACCTGGTACAGAGGTGGGCATCATTAATGTGCAGGACAGAGACTCTGAGAATAACAGACAGGTCCGCTGCTCCATTCAGcaaaatgttccttttaaattagttccttctattaaaaactattattcTCTGGTGACCACAGGACAACTGGACCGCGAACTAGTGTctgattacaacattacaatcacAGCCACTGACGAgggctctccacctctgtcctcgtctaaaactgttcagttatcTGTAGCTGACATCAACGACAATccacctgtgtttgaggaacagtCCTACAGCGCATATGTGACAGAGAATAACAAACCTGGCTCCACTTTATGTTCCATTAGTGCTCGAGACCCCGACTGGAGACAAAACggtacagtgatttattctctgttacCTGGTGAGGTGAACGGTGCCCCGGTGTCCTCCTGTCTATCTGTTAACGGAGACACGGGGGTGATCCACGCTGTGAGGTCATTTGATTATGAACAGTTCAGAAGCTTTAAAGTCCACGTGATGGCCAGAGACAacggttctcctcctctgagcagcaacGTGACCGTCAGTGTCTTCATATCGGATGTGAACGACAACTCTCCTCAGATACTGTACCCCGGCCAGGAGGGCAACTCCTTCATGACTGAGCTGGTCCCCAAAGCTGCACACGGAGGCTCTCTGGTGTCCAAAGTGATAGCGGTGGACGCGGACTCCGGACAGAACGCCTGGCTGTCCTATCATATAGTCAAATCGACTGATCCGGGACTTTTCACTATTGGTCTCCACAGCGGAGAGATCAGGACACAGCGGgacatttctgaatctgacagcatgaaacagaaccttattgtgtcagtgaaagataacggacagccctctctctctgccacctgttccatgtatttacttatttctgataACTTGGCTGAGGTGCCAGAACTGAAGGATATTTCTTATGATGAGAAGAATTCCAAACTGACCTCTTATCTGATCATCGCGCTGGTTTCTGtctcaacattttttctgactttcattatcatcatcctgGGTGTGAGGTTTTGTCGCAGGAGAAAGCCCAGACTGTTGTTTGACGGAGCAGTCGCCATCCCCAGCGCTTATCTCCCTCCTAATTACGCAGATGTTGACGGCACAGGAACTTTACGCAGCACTTACAATTATGACGCCTACTTGACAACAGGTTCTAGAACCAGTGACTTTAAGTTTGTGACAtcatacaatgacaacacactgcctgcagacCAGACTCTGAGGAAAAGTCCTTCAGACTTTGCTGATGCATTTGGAACTTGTGATGGTTCTCCTGAGGTAGGGACACATTACAATTTATTCAACTCTTGTTCAGTGTTCTGA
- the LOC108894474 gene encoding protocadherin beta-15-like → MMGRHMCCFIFFLLWQAANGDVSYSFQEEMKRGSHIGNIAKDLNLDVNTLSSRNARVDAAGNRKRYCDISLSTGDLIVADRIDREELCGEKLSCVIKRDLVLENPLELHPFSLHIQDINDNSPQFNDEMINIEIQESADRGARFVVEEAHDADVGQNSVQQYSLKKNDNFILAATGNTVELILDKELDREKQEEINLLLTALDGGSPQRSGTVVIHVTVLDANDNAPVFSQAVYKASLPENSPVDTVVVTVSATDADVGVNGDVTYDFGHVAEDVKKVFSIDRKNGEIKVNGRVDFETVTSYDLRIKAKDGLGLSSYTKVTVDITDVNDNVPVIYVKSLANPVPENVSPGTEVGIINVQDADSDNNQKVRCSIQQNVPFKLVPSIKNYYSLVTTGQLDRELVSDYNITITATDEGSPPLSSSKTVQLSVADINDNPPVFEEQSYSAYVTENNKPGSTLCSVSARDPDWRQNGTVIYSLLPGEVNGAPVSSYLSVNGDTGVIHAVRSFDYEQFRSFKVHVMARDNGSPPLSSNVTVSVFISDVNDNSPQILYPGPEGNSFMTELVPRAAHGGSLVSKVIAVDADSGQNAWLSYHIVKSTDPGLFTIGLHSGEIRTLRDISESDSMKQNLIVSVKDNGQPSLSATCSMYLLISDNLAEVPELKDISYDEKNSKLTSYLIIALVSVSTFFLTFIIIILGVRFCRRRKPRLLFDGAVAIPSAYLPPNYADVDGTGTLRSTYNYDAYLTTGSRTSDFKFVTSYNDNTLPADQTLRKSPSDFVDAFGSCDGSPEVGTHHIHSVRDG, encoded by the exons ATGATGGGCCGCCATATGTGctgcttcattttctttctattgTGGCAAGCCGCGAATGGGGACGTGAGTTATTCCTTTCAGGAGGAAATGAAACGCGGATCTCATATTGGGAATATAGCGAAGGATCTTAACCTGGACGTGAATACGCTGTCTTCTAGAAATGCCCGTGTTGATGCCGCAGGAAATCGGAAACGATATTGTGACATCAGTCTCAGTACTGGGGATTTAATTGTTGCCGACAGGATTGACCGTGAGGAGCTTTGTGGAGAAAAGCTGTCGTGTGTAATAAAACGCGATCTCGTACTAGAGAATCCTCTAGAACTGCATCCTTTCAGTCTGCACATTCAAGATATTAATGATAACTCACCACAATTTAACGACGAAATGATTAACATAGAAATTCAGGAgtcagcagacagaggagctcGTTTTGTGGTAGAGGAGGCGCATGATGCGGATGTAGGCCAAAATTCAGTTCAACAGTACAGCCTTAAGAAAAATGATAATTTCATTTTGGCTGCTACTGGAAACACAGTAGAACTTATATTGGATAAAGAGCTTGATCgtgaaaaacaagaggagattAATTTGCTCCTTACAGCTTTAGATGGTGGGTCTCCTCAGAGATCAGGTACCGTAGTCATACACGTCACTGTGCTGGATGCTAATGATAACGCCCCAGTGTTCAGCCAGGCCGTTTATAAAGCCAGTCTGCCTGAAAACTCTCCTGTAGATACAGTTGTGGTCACAGTGAGCGCGACTGATGCAGACGTGGGAGTGAATGGAGATGTGACATATGACTTTGGACATGTTGCTGAAGATGTGAAGAAAGTTTTTAGCATTGACCGTAAAAATGGcgaaataaaagtaaatggtAGGGTTGATTTTGAAACTGTTACATCATATGATTTGCGCATTAAAGCAAAGGATGGATTGGGATTATCATCATACACAAAGGTAACCGTTGATATCACTGATGTCAACGACAACGTGCCTGTAATCTATGTGAAATCTTTGGCGAACCCAGTACCAGAAAACGTGTCACCTGGTACAGAGGTGGGCATCATTAACGTGCAGGATGCAGATTCGGATAATAACCAAAAG GTCCGCTGCTCCATACAGcaaaatgttccttttaaattagttccttctattaaaaactattattcTCTGGTGACCACAGGACAACTGGACCGTGAACTAGTGTctgattacaacattacaatcacAGCCACTGACGAgggctctccacctctgtcctcctctaaaactgttcagttatctgtagctgacatcaacgacaacccacctgtgtttgaggaacagtCCTACAGCgcatatgtgacagaaaataacaaacctggCTCCACTTTATGTTCCGTTAGTGCTCGAGACCCCGACTGGAGACAAAACggtacagtgatttattctctgttacCTGGTGAGGTGAACGGTGCCCCGGTGTCCTCCTATCTGTCTGTTAACGGAGACACGGGGGTGATCCACGCTGTGAGGTCGTTTGATTATGAACAGTTCAGGAGCTTTAAAGTCCACGTGATGGCCAGAGACAacggttctcctcctctgagcagcaacGTGACCGTCAGTGTCTTCATATCGGATGTGAATGACAACTCTCCCCAGATACTGTACCCCGGGCCGGAGGGCAACTCGTTCATGACCGAGCTGGTCCCCAGAGCTGCACACGGAGGCTCTCTGGTGTCCAAAGTGATAGCGGTGGACGCGGACTCCGGACAGAACGCCTGGCTGTCCTATCATATAGTCAAATCGACTGATCCGGGACTTTTCACTATTGGTCTCCACAGCGGAGAGATCAGGACACTGCGGgacatttctgaatctgacagcatgaaacagaatcttattgtgtcagtgaaagataacggacagccctctctctctgccacctgttccatgtatttacttatttctgataACTTGGCTGAGGTGCCAGAACTGAAGGATATTTCTTATGATGAGAAGAATTCCAAACTGACCTCTTATCTGATCATCGCGCTGGTTTCTGtctcaacattttttctgactttcattatcatcattctgGGTGTGAGGTTTTGTCGCAGGAGAAAGCCCAGACTGTTGTTTGACGGAGCAGTCGCCATCCCCAGCGCTTATCTCCCTCCTAATTACGCAGATGTTGACGGCACAGGAACTTTACGCAGCACTTACAATTATGACGCCTACCTGACAACAGGTTCTAGAACCAGTGACTTTAAGTTTGTGACAtcatacaatgacaacacactgcctgcagacCAGACTCTGAGGAAAAGTCCATCAGACTTTGTTGATGCATTTGGAAGTTGTGATGGTTCTCCTGAGGTAGGGACACATCATATACATTCTGTTCGAGAtggataa